A single Chryseobacterium sp. DNA region contains:
- a CDS encoding nuclear transport factor 2 family protein: MKNKIALICLLAGIFCFGQQNRDIEKPIRNLFLAMKNADPDLLKSVFAESAVLQTITKDGTVKSDSIQDFITSVSTFPKGDLDERIVVEAIHTDGNLASVFTPYSFYLKGKLSHCGANSFQLVKQNTDWKIQYIIDTRRKDNCREIQSY, from the coding sequence ATGAAGAATAAAATAGCCCTAATTTGCCTGCTGGCAGGTATCTTTTGTTTCGGACAGCAGAACCGGGATATTGAGAAACCGATCCGCAACTTATTTTTAGCGATGAAAAATGCGGATCCTGATTTATTGAAATCTGTTTTTGCAGAAAGTGCAGTTCTCCAGACGATAACGAAAGACGGAACCGTAAAAAGTGACAGCATCCAGGATTTTATAACTTCTGTTTCTACATTTCCGAAAGGAGATCTCGATGAAAGAATTGTAGTAGAAGCCATTCATACAGATGGAAACCTGGCCAGTGTATTTACGCCTTATTCTTTTTATCTGAAAGGTAAGCTTTCCCATTGTGGAGCAAACAGTTTCCAATTGGTGAAACAGAATACTGACTGGAAAATCCAGTATATCATTGATACAAGAAGAAAAGACAACTGCAGAGAGATACAATCATATTAA
- a CDS encoding VOC family protein encodes MKIHHIAIICSDYAVSKKFYTEVLNLHIIREVYREERQSYKLDLAIGDHYVIELFSFPDPPDRPSRPEACGLRHLAFSVENVADQRAELIGKGLSCEEIRIDEFTGKEFFFTQDPDQLPLEFYEM; translated from the coding sequence ATGAAGATTCACCATATTGCCATTATCTGTTCAGATTATGCTGTTTCAAAGAAGTTTTATACAGAGGTTTTAAACTTACATATTATCCGCGAAGTCTACCGTGAAGAGCGGCAGTCTTACAAACTGGATCTGGCCATTGGAGACCATTATGTGATTGAATTATTTTCATTTCCGGATCCTCCCGACAGACCTTCCCGTCCGGAAGCATGTGGATTAAGACATCTTGCTTTTTCAGTAGAGAATGTAGCTGACCAACGTGCAGAGCTGATCGGAAAAGGGCTAAGCTGTGAAGAAATCCGGATAGACGAATTTACAGGGAAAGAATTTTTCTTTACCCAGGATCCGGACCAGCTGCCACTGGAGTTCTATGAAATGTAA
- a CDS encoding DUF1634 domain-containing protein, whose product MKKNFTDVDLNRSVGNLLRLGVILSVATSLIGFIKLFTEGFEMPKKYTSLDIGNSSEKVWSHFWNSLCKGEGMAIIQLGILLLIFTPLMRIVFALIGYLKEKDYVYVVISSIVLTIMAVSFFAGYAH is encoded by the coding sequence ATGAAAAAGAATTTTACAGATGTAGATCTGAACCGCTCCGTAGGAAACCTCCTCAGATTAGGTGTTATTTTATCTGTCGCAACTTCACTGATCGGATTTATCAAGTTGTTCACGGAAGGTTTTGAGATGCCCAAAAAATATACTTCCCTGGATATCGGCAATTCTTCAGAAAAGGTATGGTCACACTTCTGGAACTCTCTATGCAAAGGAGAAGGGATGGCAATTATCCAACTGGGAATACTTTTACTGATCTTCACTCCGCTGATGAGGATTGTCTTCGCTTTAATAGGCTACTTAAAAGAAAAAGACTACGTGTATGTAGTCATTTCTTCTATCGTTTTAACCATTATGGCGGTAAGCTTTTTTGCGGGTTACGCTCACTAA
- a CDS encoding sulfite exporter TauE/SafE family protein produces MSEIIILFLGAISAGLLGSLTGLGGGVIIIPLLTLGFGVPMHYAIGASLISVIGTSSGAAVAFVKEGFTNMRIGMFLEIATTAGAIMGALVSGMLNPNTIGIIFASILLLTVILNLKGKPDHQEPLIKGSLEDKLKLHGTFPDKGVLKGYSARNTVPGFMMMMFAGAMSGLLGIGSGALKVLAMDNMMKLPFKVSTTTSNFMIGVTAVASALIYFQRGEIIPVIVAPVLIGVVVGSFIGSKTLMVSKTKKLKVFFAIVITILSIYMMYNGITKSFR; encoded by the coding sequence ATGTCAGAAATCATCATACTCTTCCTTGGCGCAATTTCCGCTGGTCTTTTAGGTTCACTTACGGGTTTAGGAGGAGGAGTTATCATCATTCCTTTATTAACGCTGGGTTTCGGCGTTCCAATGCATTATGCCATCGGGGCTTCACTCATCTCTGTCATCGGGACTTCTTCCGGGGCAGCGGTAGCTTTTGTCAAAGAAGGCTTTACGAATATGAGGATCGGGATGTTTCTCGAAATTGCCACCACAGCCGGAGCTATTATGGGAGCTTTGGTTTCGGGAATGCTTAATCCCAATACAATCGGAATTATTTTCGCGAGTATCCTTCTTCTGACTGTTATTTTAAATCTTAAAGGAAAACCTGATCATCAGGAACCGTTGATAAAAGGAAGTCTTGAGGATAAGCTGAAACTTCACGGAACTTTTCCTGATAAGGGAGTTTTAAAAGGCTACTCTGCAAGAAATACTGTTCCGGGATTTATGATGATGATGTTTGCCGGTGCCATGTCCGGACTTTTAGGAATAGGTTCCGGAGCATTAAAGGTATTGGCAATGGACAATATGATGAAACTGCCTTTTAAAGTTTCTACCACGACCAGTAACTTTATGATCGGGGTGACGGCAGTAGCGAGTGCACTGATCTATTTTCAGAGAGGGGAAATTATTCCTGTTATCGTAGCACCTGTATTAATCGGGGTGGTAGTGGGAAGCTTCATTGGTTCGAAAACGCTGATGGTATCAAAAACAAAGAAATTAAAAGTATTTTTTGCTATTGTTATCACGATCCTTTCCATTTATATGATGTATAACGGTATCACAAAAAGCTTCAGATAA
- a CDS encoding DUF1543 domain-containing protein — translation MKLFYVILGATPKGRNIEQHDVFFGIAENLKDLVPDMKDFWKEAEGKIHIDCYQEVKFADGYELKIVDKGEKTTEEQLYFLNLGGYKRGFFEEFHEQHLMVGQSMGEIVKRAKATEFYHTMGFEGAVSHIDDKHGVDIDDIFNVSDILPEKMKEKYSIVLVKSDAENQENTMGLGYLKIDKVQ, via the coding sequence ATGAAATTATTTTATGTGATTCTTGGTGCTACCCCTAAAGGGAGAAACATTGAGCAGCATGACGTATTCTTTGGAATTGCTGAAAATCTTAAAGATCTTGTTCCGGATATGAAAGACTTCTGGAAGGAAGCTGAGGGTAAGATCCATATCGACTGCTATCAGGAGGTGAAATTTGCAGACGGATATGAACTGAAGATTGTAGACAAAGGGGAAAAAACAACGGAAGAGCAGCTTTACTTCCTTAATCTGGGAGGATATAAGAGAGGCTTTTTTGAAGAGTTTCATGAGCAGCATTTAATGGTGGGACAGTCTATGGGAGAGATCGTGAAGAGAGCAAAAGCTACGGAATTCTATCATACAATGGGATTTGAAGGCGCTGTAAGCCATATTGATGATAAACATGGAGTAGATATCGATGACATCTTCAATGTAAGTGATATTCTTCCTGAAAAAATGAAAGAAAAGTATTCCATTGTTCTCGTAAAGTCTGATGCGGAAAATCAGGAAAATACAATGGGACTTGGATATTTGAAAATTGATAAAGTTCAATAA
- a CDS encoding 5-(carboxyamino)imidazole ribonucleotide synthase — MKIGILGGGQLGRMLIQSALKYDDEFYTLDPASDAPCHNISYFTQGNFNDYETVLNFGKDKDVVTIEIEHVNADALAELEKQGIRVVPNAAIIKTIQQKILQKEFYKAHDIPSPEFQVVWNNDEKIMMPLPFVQKMNTGGYDGKGVQVIKNEEDYQHLWTEASVIESLVDIDKELSVIVARNEKGETNTFPVTEMVADPKLNLLDFNVCPVLLTEDVQQQIDVITGKFLNAVNSPGLFAIELFLDKEGKVWVNETAPRLHNSGHQSQEGNTNSQFEQMYRVVKNLPLADTDAITYSGMLNLVGAEGYSGKVMYEGMEEVLKLPETYIHLYGKTETKPGRKMGHINVLADSREELMERLVMVKGMVRVISE; from the coding sequence ATGAAAATAGGAATTCTGGGAGGCGGACAGCTTGGGAGAATGCTGATACAAAGTGCACTGAAATATGATGATGAGTTTTATACACTGGATCCGGCTTCTGATGCACCATGTCACAATATCTCGTATTTTACACAGGGAAATTTCAATGATTATGAAACCGTTCTGAACTTCGGGAAGGATAAGGACGTTGTCACGATAGAAATAGAACATGTAAATGCTGATGCACTGGCTGAACTTGAAAAGCAGGGAATACGAGTGGTTCCCAATGCTGCTATTATCAAAACCATTCAGCAGAAAATCCTTCAGAAAGAGTTTTATAAGGCTCATGATATTCCAAGCCCGGAGTTTCAGGTAGTCTGGAACAATGATGAGAAAATCATGATGCCGCTTCCGTTTGTTCAGAAAATGAATACAGGCGGATATGACGGAAAAGGAGTGCAGGTGATTAAAAATGAAGAGGATTATCAACATCTTTGGACTGAAGCTTCCGTAATAGAAAGCCTGGTAGACATTGATAAAGAACTTTCTGTTATTGTTGCCAGAAATGAAAAGGGAGAAACCAATACTTTCCCTGTTACGGAAATGGTGGCAGATCCGAAGCTGAACCTATTGGACTTCAATGTGTGCCCGGTTCTTCTGACTGAAGATGTTCAGCAGCAGATCGATGTTATTACCGGGAAATTTTTAAATGCTGTCAATTCTCCGGGGCTTTTTGCCATTGAGCTATTCCTTGACAAGGAAGGAAAAGTATGGGTGAATGAAACAGCTCCGAGACTGCACAATTCAGGGCATCAGAGCCAGGAAGGAAATACCAACTCACAGTTTGAACAAATGTATCGTGTGGTGAAAAATTTACCTTTGGCAGATACCGATGCCATTACCTACAGTGGCATGCTGAATTTGGTAGGAGCAGAAGGATACTCGGGAAAAGTAATGTATGAAGGGATGGAAGAGGTTCTTAAACTCCCTGAAACATACATCCACCTGTACGGAAAAACGGAAACCAAGCCGGGAAGAAAAATGGGGCACATCAATGTGCTGGCAGATTCCAGAGAAGAGCTTATGGAAAGGCTTGTGATGGTGAAGGGAATGGTGAGAGTAATTTCTGAATAA
- a CDS encoding SH3 domain-containing protein: protein MIALTTKKIFLFTAVLSIQLSFAQFAKVADPDGDVNVRESADANSTIAGKINSGEIVYTFPDERNKTWLNVDYNNKKGENTAGYIHRSRLKLIESYEAVPSVSKDKNKAIFQSGPIQVEITAGKFNYKENKKFFSSSDYSGQKIEDQYKGQQVWGTDGTIPETHYKSITVHIGHRIIQVPRKEIESLFNINNESAQCYYDLNNDILYITMTNSDGAGSYVVLFEIEKGGYKGRKVMIPF from the coding sequence ATGATCGCATTGACAACAAAGAAAATATTCCTTTTCACAGCAGTTTTAAGTATCCAGTTATCTTTCGCACAGTTTGCTAAAGTGGCAGATCCGGACGGTGATGTGAATGTGAGGGAAAGTGCGGATGCCAACAGTACAATTGCCGGAAAAATCAATTCCGGGGAGATCGTCTATACATTTCCTGACGAAAGGAACAAAACCTGGCTGAATGTTGATTACAATAATAAAAAAGGGGAAAATACTGCCGGGTATATCCACCGTTCCAGGCTGAAACTTATTGAGTCTTATGAAGCGGTCCCTTCCGTAAGTAAGGATAAAAATAAAGCGATTTTCCAATCCGGACCTATCCAAGTGGAGATCACTGCCGGAAAGTTCAATTATAAAGAGAATAAAAAGTTCTTTTCCTCATCCGATTACAGTGGACAAAAAATTGAGGATCAATATAAAGGTCAACAGGTCTGGGGCACGGATGGTACCATCCCCGAAACCCATTACAAATCGATAACGGTACACATTGGACATAGAATCATTCAGGTGCCCCGGAAAGAGATTGAAAGTCTGTTCAATATCAATAATGAATCTGCACAATGTTATTATGACCTCAACAACGACATTCTATATATTACTATGACCAACTCCGACGGGGCCGGCAGCTATGTTGTATTATTTGAAATTGAGAAAGGAGGATACAAAGGCAGAAAGGTCATGATCCCTTTTTAA
- a CDS encoding cation:proton antiporter, which yields MILLSIHNLSLPIEDPVLKFLLVLVIILAAPLLLNKIKVPHLLGLIIAGAIIGPNGFNVLSRDSSIVVTGTTGLLYIMFLAGLEIDMGDFKKNKWKSLTFGIYTFTVPFVLGYLGGYYILHFSMLTSILFASLFSSHTLIAYPLVSKLGIAKNKAVNITVGGTMITDILALLVLAVIVGMSQGDVGTEFWVTLSVSFVLFALIVLIVFPMIGRWFFKKVDDKISQYIFVLVMIYLAAMLAELAGVEAIIGAFFAGLALNRLIPHTSSLMNRVEFVGNAIFIPFFLISVGMLIDFKVFFKSWETLEVAGIMLVASIGGKYLSAVATQKTFRLTKEEGKLIFGLSSASAAATLASVMVGYNIILSETETGEPVRLLNEHVLNGSILLILISCTISSFISMASAQKIAESDNEDTVSGNSHEEESILLAINHEETVERMVNLGILIKAHSNTEDLFALNVINEDKNESSVKNAEKLLHQAADTAAAADVQLQALKRYDNDVINGVNNVIKEQKITDLIIGLEDEKGFSPSFVYNLYNGYLQNDDVNVLVYHAAQPLSTIKRYAVMVPENAHKEAGFFHALLRVWNIARNSGATMVFYAPENILDILQKIIKKANIEAEFIIMNTWQDGEKTAAQLKEDEALIILMAKRGMQSYIPRMRLIPEMLNRYLNDNNYLLIFPFSEYDKNSPEIRSVGNHGDFMEIGNVIQNIFK from the coding sequence ATGATCTTACTGAGTATACACAATCTGAGTCTTCCCATAGAAGATCCGGTACTGAAATTCCTATTGGTACTGGTCATTATTCTTGCGGCTCCGCTACTGCTGAATAAAATTAAGGTTCCCCATTTGCTGGGGCTTATCATTGCAGGGGCCATCATAGGACCTAACGGCTTCAATGTATTGTCCAGAGACAGCAGCATTGTGGTGACCGGGACCACCGGTCTTCTCTATATTATGTTTCTGGCAGGACTGGAAATCGATATGGGTGATTTTAAAAAAAATAAGTGGAAAAGTCTCACCTTTGGTATCTATACCTTTACCGTTCCTTTTGTTTTGGGATACCTCGGAGGGTATTATATTTTGCATTTTTCCATGCTTACTTCCATACTCTTTGCCAGTCTTTTCTCTTCTCATACGCTTATCGCTTATCCGCTGGTCAGCAAATTGGGAATTGCCAAAAATAAAGCAGTCAATATTACCGTGGGCGGTACCATGATCACCGATATTCTGGCTTTATTGGTCCTTGCTGTGATTGTGGGAATGTCCCAGGGAGATGTAGGAACAGAATTTTGGGTTACATTATCCGTTTCTTTCGTTCTTTTTGCACTGATTGTTTTAATTGTGTTCCCTATGATAGGACGCTGGTTTTTCAAAAAGGTAGATGATAAAATCTCCCAATATATTTTTGTATTGGTAATGATTTACCTTGCAGCCATGCTTGCTGAGCTTGCCGGTGTAGAAGCCATTATCGGGGCATTCTTTGCAGGATTGGCTTTAAACAGGCTGATCCCGCATACTTCTTCTCTGATGAACAGGGTAGAATTTGTAGGAAACGCTATTTTTATTCCTTTTTTCCTGATCAGTGTAGGAATGCTGATCGACTTTAAAGTTTTCTTTAAAAGCTGGGAAACACTTGAAGTAGCCGGAATTATGCTTGTTGCATCCATCGGAGGAAAATATCTTTCTGCCGTGGCAACACAAAAGACCTTCAGGCTCACAAAAGAAGAAGGAAAACTGATTTTCGGATTAAGTTCCGCTTCCGCAGCGGCAACGCTGGCTTCTGTCATGGTAGGATATAACATTATCCTTTCCGAAACCGAAACCGGAGAACCCGTAAGGCTGTTGAATGAACATGTACTGAACGGCAGTATTTTACTGATCCTGATCTCATGTACCATTTCATCCTTCATTTCCATGGCCAGTGCCCAGAAAATTGCAGAAAGTGATAATGAAGATACGGTTTCCGGAAACAGTCATGAGGAAGAAAGTATCCTATTAGCCATTAACCATGAAGAAACCGTCGAAAGAATGGTTAATCTTGGTATCCTGATCAAAGCTCATTCCAATACGGAAGACCTGTTTGCCCTGAATGTTATCAATGAAGACAAGAATGAATCCTCTGTAAAAAATGCAGAGAAACTTCTTCACCAGGCTGCAGATACCGCTGCGGCCGCCGATGTCCAATTACAAGCCCTTAAAAGGTATGATAATGATGTCATCAATGGCGTGAACAATGTCATTAAAGAGCAGAAAATTACGGATCTTATCATCGGACTGGAAGATGAGAAAGGCTTTTCTCCGTCTTTTGTCTATAACCTTTACAATGGGTATCTGCAGAATGATGATGTGAATGTATTGGTATACCATGCCGCCCAACCCCTTTCCACCATCAAAAGATACGCGGTGATGGTTCCCGAAAATGCCCATAAAGAGGCCGGGTTCTTCCATGCCCTTTTAAGAGTATGGAATATCGCCAGAAATTCCGGGGCCACCATGGTTTTTTATGCTCCTGAAAATATTCTGGACATCCTTCAGAAGATCATCAAAAAAGCCAATATTGAAGCGGAATTCATCATTATGAATACCTGGCAGGACGGTGAAAAAACAGCTGCCCAGCTGAAAGAAGATGAAGCATTGATCATATTGATGGCAAAACGCGGAATGCAGTCCTATATTCCCCGAATGAGGCTTATTCCTGAAATGCTGAACAGATATCTGAATGATAACAATTACCTTCTGATCTTCCCTTTCTCTGAATATGATAAAAACAGTCCGGAAATCCGTTCCGTAGGAAATCATGGTGATTTTATGGAAATCGGGAATGTGATTCAGAATATCTTTAAATAA
- a CDS encoding EamA family transporter, producing the protein MKDYKLFFAVLTVAVVWGTTFLSIRIAVETIPAWFVAGIRQFLASVIMFSILMYRKEFKWIGWKNLRYQIIFSLLMLVIANGMTTVAEEEVTSSLTSLISACSPILVFFGSLALGLQKFSWRAFAGVLLCFSGIIFIFWDGINDLKNPDYALGILFLFIAIAGWASGTIFTKKLNLHSGNISLNLFYQFAFAGIVQIIFAFLFSENYNFGNWTLRSISAMLYLSVFGSVAAFFAFHYALTKVSPVQVSILAYINTVISIFLSWLILGEQISVKFIIAAVLIICGVFIINYNPEMFKKQRIEP; encoded by the coding sequence TTGAAAGACTATAAACTTTTTTTTGCCGTTCTTACCGTTGCTGTTGTCTGGGGAACTACATTTTTATCGATCCGTATTGCAGTGGAAACTATTCCCGCATGGTTTGTGGCAGGAATCCGTCAATTTCTGGCTTCTGTTATTATGTTTTCTATTCTTATGTACAGGAAAGAATTTAAATGGATTGGCTGGAAAAATCTCAGGTATCAAATCATTTTCTCTTTACTAATGCTGGTTATAGCTAATGGCATGACAACAGTAGCGGAAGAAGAAGTGACCAGCAGCCTCACCTCACTGATCAGTGCCTGCTCTCCCATTCTTGTATTTTTCGGAAGTCTGGCATTAGGGCTTCAAAAATTCAGCTGGCGGGCATTTGCAGGAGTATTGTTATGTTTCAGTGGAATTATTTTCATATTCTGGGATGGGATCAACGATCTTAAAAACCCGGACTATGCTTTGGGAATTCTCTTTTTATTTATTGCTATCGCAGGCTGGGCTTCAGGAACAATTTTTACAAAAAAACTAAACCTGCACAGCGGAAATATTTCTCTGAATCTATTTTATCAGTTTGCATTTGCAGGGATTGTTCAGATTATATTTGCTTTTTTATTCTCTGAAAATTATAATTTTGGTAACTGGACGCTACGCAGCATTTCTGCTATGCTTTATTTATCTGTTTTTGGTTCTGTAGCAGCTTTCTTTGCATTTCATTATGCACTCACCAAAGTCTCCCCAGTCCAGGTATCCATATTAGCTTACATCAATACTGTAATATCCATATTTTTAAGCTGGCTGATCCTCGGTGAGCAAATTAGTGTTAAATTTATCATTGCCGCCGTCCTTATCATCTGCGGAGTCTTTATTATTAATTACAACCCGGAAATGTTTAAAAAACAGCGGATTGAGCCTTAA
- the purE gene encoding 5-(carboxyamino)imidazole ribonucleotide mutase, whose protein sequence is MIGIIMGSQSDLPIMEQAASFLKSLDIPYELTVVSAHRTPERMFDYAKTAKERGLKVIIAGAGGAAHLPGMVASCTTLPVIGVPILSSNSIDGWDSVLSILQMPGGIPVATVALNGALNAGILAAKIIGSADEKVAENLQKYQDSLKDKVLGTVDDIKAQHPNHFDQ, encoded by the coding sequence ATGATAGGAATTATTATGGGCAGTCAGAGCGATCTACCGATCATGGAACAGGCTGCAAGTTTTTTGAAAAGTCTTGATATTCCATACGAATTGACCGTGGTTTCTGCACACAGAACACCGGAAAGAATGTTCGATTACGCTAAAACAGCAAAGGAAAGAGGCCTTAAAGTGATCATTGCAGGAGCAGGAGGAGCAGCCCATCTTCCGGGAATGGTAGCGAGCTGTACTACACTTCCGGTGATCGGGGTTCCGATCTTATCCAGCAATTCTATTGACGGATGGGATTCTGTATTGTCTATCCTTCAAATGCCGGGCGGAATTCCTGTCGCAACGGTAGCATTGAACGGCGCTTTGAATGCCGGTATTTTAGCTGCGAAAATTATAGGAAGTGCTGACGAAAAAGTGGCTGAAAATCTTCAAAAATATCAGGATTCTTTAAAAGATAAAGTCCTGGGAACCGTTGATGATATTAAAGCTCAACATCCGAACCATTTTGATCAGTAG
- the yiaA gene encoding inner membrane protein YiaA, which yields MKKQRVSNAFIAASWVALGAGMIGYMVGLARAEMQLNEKGYYFTILLYGLFAVVSLQKAVRDKLENIQVTDIYYGICWFATLSSIVLLAVGLWNATLLPSEKGFYAFAFLLALFGAISVQKNTRDNMVQE from the coding sequence ATGAAGAAACAAAGAGTCTCGAATGCATTCATCGCAGCGTCCTGGGTAGCATTGGGAGCAGGAATGATTGGCTATATGGTAGGGCTTGCAAGAGCCGAAATGCAGCTGAATGAGAAAGGCTATTATTTTACCATCCTGCTGTATGGTTTATTTGCTGTGGTATCACTGCAGAAGGCAGTCCGTGACAAATTAGAAAATATTCAGGTGACAGATATTTATTATGGCATCTGCTGGTTTGCCACATTGTCATCTATTGTATTACTGGCAGTCGGACTCTGGAATGCAACCCTACTTCCGAGCGAAAAAGGATTTTATGCTTTTGCATTTCTGCTGGCTCTCTTTGGAGCCATTTCCGTCCAGAAAAACACAAGGGACAATATGGTTCAGGAATAA
- the ahcY gene encoding adenosylhomocysteinase, with protein MSTTTQYIPYKVKDISLAEWGRKEITLAEAEMPGLMAIREEYGPSQPLKGARIAGCLHMTIQTAVLIETLVALGAEVTWSSCNIFSTQDHAAAAIAAAGIPVYAWKGLNEEEFDWCIEQTLFFGEDRKPLNMILDDGGDLTNMVFDKYPEFTKDIKGLSEETTTGVHRLYERMKNGTLVMPAINVNDSVTKSKFDNKYGCKESAVDAVRRATDVMLAGKRVVVCGYGDVGKGTAASFRGAGSIVTVTEIDPICALQAAMDGYEVKRLDTVVDNADIIITTTGNFNIVRGEHFLKMKDKAIVCNIGHFDNEIDMAWLNKNYGETKSEVKPQVDIYTIEGKEVIILAEGRLVNLGCATGHPSFVMSNSFSNQTLAQIELWNNSAAYKNEVYMLPKHLDEKVAALHLKKLSVELETLSPEQAEYIGVDVKGPFKPEYYRY; from the coding sequence ATGAGTACTACAACACAATACATTCCTTATAAAGTAAAGGATATCTCCCTAGCAGAATGGGGAAGAAAAGAAATTACTCTTGCAGAAGCAGAAATGCCAGGTTTGATGGCTATCCGTGAAGAATACGGACCTTCTCAGCCGCTTAAAGGAGCAAGAATCGCAGGATGTCTTCACATGACGATCCAGACGGCCGTGCTTATCGAGACATTGGTAGCTTTAGGAGCTGAAGTTACCTGGTCATCTTGTAATATTTTCTCTACTCAGGATCACGCTGCGGCGGCTATCGCTGCTGCCGGAATTCCGGTATATGCTTGGAAAGGTTTAAATGAAGAGGAATTTGACTGGTGTATTGAGCAGACTCTGTTCTTTGGTGAAGACAGAAAGCCATTAAACATGATCTTGGATGATGGTGGAGATTTAACCAATATGGTTTTTGACAAATATCCTGAATTCACAAAAGATATCAAAGGGCTTTCTGAAGAAACCACTACAGGAGTACACAGACTGTACGAGAGAATGAAAAACGGAACATTAGTAATGCCTGCTATCAACGTAAACGATTCAGTAACTAAATCTAAATTCGACAACAAATACGGATGTAAGGAATCTGCAGTAGATGCAGTAAGAAGAGCTACTGACGTAATGCTGGCCGGGAAAAGAGTGGTCGTTTGCGGATATGGAGACGTAGGTAAAGGGACTGCTGCATCATTCAGAGGAGCTGGTTCTATCGTGACCGTTACAGAAATTGACCCTATCTGTGCACTTCAGGCTGCCATGGACGGTTATGAAGTAAAAAGACTGGATACTGTAGTAGATAACGCAGATATCATCATTACGACAACGGGTAACTTTAACATTGTAAGAGGAGAACACTTCCTTAAAATGAAAGACAAGGCGATCGTTTGTAACATCGGCCACTTCGATAACGAAATCGATATGGCGTGGTTAAACAAAAACTATGGTGAGACTAAATCTGAAGTGAAACCTCAGGTTGATATCTACACAATCGAAGGGAAAGAAGTGATCATCCTTGCAGAAGGAAGATTGGTAAACTTAGGATGTGCAACAGGACACCCTAGTTTCGTAATGTCCAACTCTTTCTCTAACCAGACATTGGCTCAGATCGAATTATGGAATAACTCTGCAGCTTACAAAAACGAAGTATACATGCTTCCTAAGCACTTGGATGAAAAAGTAGCGGCTTTACACCTTAAGAAATTAAGCGTAGAACTGGAAACTCTTTCTCCTGAGCAGGCTGAGTATATCGGTGTAGACGTAAAAGGACCATTCAAGCCTGAGTACTACAGATACTAA
- a CDS encoding pyridoxamine 5'-phosphate oxidase family protein → MNHTNTERKAKPVAPKVKELIDRTKSVILATADAEGNPNSSYAPFVQVDQAFYILVSFMARHTKNLAEGRKASVMFIEDESAAKQIYARERLTIEASASRVERDSEKWNAVVAKLKENHGKVVDVISEMGDFILIALQPVKGSYVNGFGSAYFVNENLEVIEHRNDVNHQSQ, encoded by the coding sequence ATGAATCATACCAATACAGAGAGAAAAGCAAAACCTGTTGCTCCAAAGGTGAAAGAACTGATTGACCGTACCAAAAGCGTCATTTTAGCTACTGCTGATGCAGAAGGAAATCCCAATTCCAGCTATGCTCCTTTTGTACAGGTAGATCAGGCTTTTTATATCCTGGTTTCTTTTATGGCCAGACATACCAAGAATCTTGCAGAAGGAAGAAAGGCATCCGTGATGTTTATAGAAGATGAATCTGCTGCCAAACAGATCTATGCCCGTGAACGTTTAACAATCGAAGCTTCTGCTTCCCGGGTAGAGAGAGATTCGGAGAAATGGAATGCTGTGGTGGCAAAGCTTAAAGAAAACCATGGAAAAGTAGTGGATGTCATTTCTGAAATGGGAGATTTTATTTTAATTGCTCTCCAGCCGGTAAAAGGGTCTTATGTAAACGGATTTGGAAGCGCTTATTTTGTAAATGAGAATTTAGAGGTTATTGAACACAGAAATGATGTGAATCATCAATCTCAATAA